In Megalops cyprinoides isolate fMegCyp1 chromosome 25, fMegCyp1.pri, whole genome shotgun sequence, a single window of DNA contains:
- the LOC118772043 gene encoding synaptophysin-like protein 1, producing the protein MMTGLRLNLAPVKEPLGFIKVLEWLTAVFSFGSCGGFIGRNVVSIFCSGGNETLDATFTYPFRLNEVVLVESNKTVCNRTLPETHLVGDSASSAEFFVAIAVLSFLYCLGAVLLYTGYMHVYRDTAFGPTMDFLATVILAFLWLVCSSAWARGLQNVKDATGTAGIRETLPLCGEPGVYCEVTEFANMRSLNVSVVFGYLNMILWAGNAWFVYKETHWHTQKYPAQHGGGRGPVPAPI; encoded by the exons ATGATGACTGGACTTCGGTTAAACTTGGCTCCTGTTAAGGAGCCGCTTGGTTTCATCAAAGTTTTGGAGTGG CTAACCGCAGTTTTTTCGTTCGGAAGTTGCGGCGGATTCATTGGGCGCAATGTAGTGTCGATCTTCTGCAGCGGAGGAAACGAAACTTTAGACGCCACTTTTACCTACCCCTTCAG GTTAAACGAGGTAGTGCTAGTAGAGAGTAACAAGACGGTGTGTAACCGCACCCTGCCCGAGACTCACCTGGTGGGGGACTCGGCGTCTTCGGCGGAGTTCTTCGTGGCCATCGCTGTCCTGTCCTTCCTCTACTGCCTGGGGGCTGTGTTGCTCTACACGGGATACATGCACGTCTACAGGGACACGGCATTTGGCCCCACCATG GACTTCCTGGCGACAGTGATCCTGGCCTTCCTCTGGCTGGTGTGCTCGTCGGCCTGGGCCCGGGGCCTACAGAACGTGAAGGACGCCACGGGCACCGCGGGAATCCGCGAGACGCTGCCGCTGTGCGGCGAGCCGGGCGTGTACTGCGAGGTCACGGAGTTCGCCAACATGCGCAGCCTCAACGTGTCCGTG GTATTTGGCTACTTGAACATGATCTTGTGGGCAGGTAACGCTTGGTTCGTGTACAAGGAGACACACTGGCACACCCAGAAGTATCCTGCCCAGCACGGGGGAGGGCGCGGGCCGGTCCCAGCCCCCATCTGA